The following are from one region of the Jatrophihabitans telluris genome:
- the dpdJ gene encoding protein DpdJ yields MTEDRWAGVPDLLTRLEDLELGLLSWGVVDGFLSASEVGEAIEAQLDLDAARGAVLLSNDQYLEHLLDVGLLHQLPEIKPRYRTRLAETLRLLRSLRQLLPKDQTKVDWWRQSSPLVADFRLRVSPRRYPARSVTVTDLVGELEQLDGWTTAQTHVVRSVVGSDHSAKFQVQATRSILSALREPHPVGRIVTAGTGSGKTRAFYLPALLDIAATIDVARKGPHTLALYPRNELLRDQARETLRVITDLGPLRGAGSRPGRVGLLYGNTPFSTKDFARSAGPTGWRRQGESWIAPYFPCLDDDCGSHLVWTDADRLQGVERLVCPRCGKQTMEGTLALTRASLKDYPPDILFSSTEMLSKQSTDSNLAGVLGWKGSNGTRLVLLDEVHTYTGVHGAQVALMLRRWRYANRQHGTPSPVMVGLSATLRNAADFFADLTGVERGNVGEISPANTDLLPTSREYGIVLRGDPVSGASLLSTTIQTLMLLGRVLDTQPGIYGSVAFAFTDDLDVINRLHDNLRDAEGEDPRGLAGGQILADLRSPSASQAGARYRDGQSWDLPAHLNRMSRRLRVARTSSQDAGVDNTADIIVATSSLEVGFNDPRVGAVIQHKAPRDMASFLQRRGRAGRRLAMRPITAVVLSDYGRDRIAYQTYEKLLDPEIGARSLPIGNRFVIKIQATHALIDWITRRINVDGRWALRPPYRGVAYDRAPEVVTLLRSLLASVDLQSELAEHLRRSLSISADEAEAALREEPRSLLLSVLPTALRRLESGWTPLAGEVDPGAQGREPLPEFMTNTLFDSLNTPDVEFVLPFRVDGEDETAMPIDAALREAVPGRVRRRFGYSHASHRTWLQLPALGTDLALTDVIEKGHALGVWKTARGEEFTVVRPLVLRLEKPPPEVADSSSAQPLWRSAFEYDEGALHDVDIPTPSAWSSLVDRCAFALHVTGGPLRVRRMTIGSDGELQERRGSVSGRTPFSVRYIHDGQAAALGFEIDVDGMILSGRLPGNAPEWLGDFPSSSAWRTLAFRRRVLEDPRLVQVANGFQLGWLIEVYLHAYVSFRLNGGSSADATAALASGRWADNLTQFFAVLYRTDESLILDSRVLAGLRDLITTPLVCSVIEEHGLLCATDDLSAQTSDLLDRALADTLGCAVLTAVQECSPDAQDADLMVDIQIDDDRRFRVIISETSIGGLGLLESLHRDYALNPSHFWDAVARACSPTEAEDVDDSMSRLVNDLVDPNSLFAPAVRDFRSAEGIRAMDAALQTLLQTWTEHDGPPSHLLVSTFAARMLRPGSKPTIDQVVANLAHAWVTEETRLGVELDARAVVFHASQGKFGFSILPLTGDMAFSMLWLRGPSARSQRLEHWHPYRSDVVVERRIFDRALRDGAEQVDVTDPRWLSRYVEAVERKGRVVLTAPYPKRTTMAGALRDATVTPVERNGLRVYARVTAINWRYGLVRVHLSLAEDLQ; encoded by the coding sequence GTGACCGAAGACCGTTGGGCGGGTGTACCCGACCTCCTGACTCGGCTTGAGGACCTCGAACTGGGGTTGCTGTCCTGGGGCGTGGTTGACGGATTCCTCAGTGCCTCCGAGGTCGGTGAGGCCATTGAGGCGCAGTTGGACCTCGACGCCGCCCGAGGCGCTGTCCTGCTGTCCAACGACCAGTACCTTGAGCACCTCCTTGACGTCGGCCTGCTGCACCAATTGCCTGAGATCAAACCGCGGTATCGCACTCGGCTTGCCGAGACGCTTCGGTTGTTGCGGAGCCTTCGGCAACTGCTCCCCAAGGATCAGACGAAGGTCGATTGGTGGCGGCAATCAAGCCCGTTGGTGGCGGACTTTCGTCTCAGGGTCTCTCCACGTAGGTACCCCGCCCGTTCTGTGACGGTGACGGATCTGGTCGGGGAGCTGGAGCAGCTCGACGGCTGGACGACGGCGCAAACCCACGTCGTACGCAGTGTCGTTGGCAGCGACCACTCGGCCAAATTCCAGGTGCAGGCAACGCGGTCGATCCTGTCCGCCCTACGAGAACCGCATCCGGTGGGCCGAATCGTCACGGCAGGCACCGGTTCCGGCAAGACCCGCGCGTTCTATCTACCTGCGCTGCTGGACATCGCCGCAACGATCGACGTAGCTAGGAAGGGCCCGCACACGTTAGCGCTATACCCGCGCAACGAACTCTTACGCGACCAAGCAAGGGAGACACTTCGGGTTATCACGGACCTCGGACCACTTCGCGGTGCGGGCAGCAGGCCCGGCCGGGTTGGACTGCTTTACGGCAACACTCCGTTCAGTACCAAGGACTTCGCTCGGTCGGCGGGCCCCACGGGATGGCGACGTCAGGGCGAAAGTTGGATCGCTCCGTACTTTCCATGCCTGGACGACGACTGCGGCAGCCATCTGGTGTGGACCGATGCCGACCGATTGCAAGGCGTGGAGAGACTGGTCTGCCCCAGATGCGGAAAGCAGACTATGGAGGGCACGCTCGCCCTGACCCGGGCATCACTCAAGGATTACCCTCCGGACATCCTGTTCAGTTCCACGGAGATGTTGAGCAAGCAGTCGACGGATTCCAACCTCGCAGGTGTCCTCGGCTGGAAGGGTTCGAACGGCACCCGCCTGGTCCTTCTTGATGAGGTGCACACCTACACAGGTGTCCACGGCGCCCAGGTGGCGCTAATGCTCCGTCGATGGCGCTACGCCAATCGGCAGCACGGTACGCCGAGTCCGGTGATGGTCGGGCTCTCAGCGACACTGCGCAATGCCGCAGATTTCTTTGCGGACTTGACCGGCGTGGAGCGTGGCAACGTCGGGGAGATCAGCCCCGCGAACACTGACTTGCTCCCGACGAGTCGCGAGTACGGAATTGTGCTTCGCGGCGATCCGGTCTCTGGTGCGTCTTTGCTGTCAACCACCATTCAGACATTGATGCTGCTCGGGCGGGTCTTAGACACTCAACCCGGCATCTATGGATCGGTGGCCTTCGCCTTCACCGACGACCTCGATGTCATAAATCGTCTGCACGACAATCTGCGTGACGCGGAGGGCGAAGACCCGCGGGGGTTGGCGGGCGGTCAGATCCTTGCCGACCTGCGCTCGCCCTCGGCGTCCCAGGCCGGCGCTCGCTATCGGGATGGTCAGTCCTGGGATCTGCCCGCACATCTGAACCGGATGAGCCGCAGACTTCGAGTCGCGCGGACTTCGTCGCAGGATGCCGGAGTTGACAATACGGCTGACATCATCGTTGCCACGTCGTCGCTGGAAGTCGGCTTCAATGACCCAAGGGTCGGGGCAGTCATCCAGCACAAGGCCCCCCGCGACATGGCGTCCTTTCTGCAGCGACGGGGCCGAGCGGGTCGTCGATTGGCAATGCGTCCGATCACGGCGGTGGTGCTCTCTGACTATGGCCGCGATCGGATCGCCTACCAGACCTACGAGAAGTTGCTCGATCCCGAGATCGGCGCGCGGTCACTCCCCATAGGTAATCGCTTCGTTATCAAGATCCAGGCCACGCACGCGCTCATCGACTGGATCACGCGCCGGATAAACGTCGACGGACGGTGGGCGCTGCGGCCGCCATACAGGGGGGTCGCATACGACCGCGCTCCCGAAGTGGTCACATTGCTGCGGAGCCTCCTCGCTAGCGTCGACCTCCAGAGCGAACTTGCCGAGCATCTGCGGCGGAGCCTGTCTATCTCGGCTGACGAGGCCGAGGCCGCGCTCCGCGAAGAGCCACGTTCCCTGCTGCTCTCCGTCCTCCCCACGGCCTTACGTCGGCTGGAGTCAGGCTGGACGCCGCTGGCCGGGGAGGTCGATCCCGGCGCTCAGGGACGGGAACCGCTTCCCGAGTTCATGACGAACACGTTGTTCGATTCGCTCAACACACCCGACGTTGAGTTCGTGCTCCCTTTTCGGGTAGACGGCGAAGACGAAACGGCGATGCCGATTGACGCGGCGCTGCGCGAAGCCGTCCCAGGTCGGGTTCGACGGCGTTTTGGGTACAGCCACGCCAGCCACCGCACGTGGCTGCAACTGCCAGCGCTGGGCACGGACCTCGCCCTAACTGACGTCATTGAAAAGGGCCACGCCTTGGGAGTCTGGAAGACAGCGCGCGGTGAGGAGTTCACCGTAGTAAGGCCCCTGGTGCTCAGGCTCGAGAAGCCCCCACCGGAGGTTGCCGACAGTTCGTCAGCCCAACCGCTGTGGCGATCGGCGTTTGAGTACGACGAAGGCGCCCTACATGACGTCGACATTCCGACGCCGTCGGCCTGGTCTAGTCTTGTCGATCGGTGTGCGTTCGCGCTGCACGTAACCGGAGGTCCGCTGCGCGTGCGACGCATGACCATCGGATCTGATGGAGAACTGCAGGAGCGTCGCGGATCAGTCTCCGGCCGGACTCCGTTCTCGGTGCGGTACATCCATGACGGCCAGGCGGCCGCACTCGGATTCGAGATCGATGTCGATGGCATGATCCTTTCCGGTCGACTACCTGGAAACGCTCCGGAGTGGCTCGGTGACTTCCCGTCGTCCTCGGCGTGGCGAACGTTGGCGTTTCGTCGACGCGTGCTTGAGGACCCCCGACTCGTGCAAGTAGCCAACGGGTTCCAACTCGGCTGGCTCATCGAGGTCTACCTGCATGCTTACGTGTCATTCCGACTCAACGGTGGCTCTTCTGCCGACGCAACGGCGGCGCTTGCTAGCGGTCGATGGGCCGACAATCTGACGCAGTTCTTCGCGGTCCTGTACCGGACCGATGAGAGCTTGATTCTTGACAGTCGCGTTCTGGCGGGACTCCGGGACCTGATCACAACGCCGTTGGTGTGTTCCGTTATCGAGGAACACGGTCTTCTGTGTGCCACCGACGACCTGAGCGCGCAGACCTCTGACCTGCTCGATCGTGCCCTGGCCGACACCCTCGGTTGTGCCGTCCTAACGGCAGTCCAAGAGTGCAGTCCCGACGCTCAGGACGCCGACCTGATGGTCGATATTCAAATCGACGATGACCGTCGGTTCCGGGTGATCATCTCGGAAACCTCTATCGGGGGATTGGGTCTCCTTGAGTCGCTGCATCGCGACTATGCCCTCAATCCGAGTCACTTCTGGGACGCCGTCGCCCGCGCTTGCTCGCCGACAGAAGCGGAGGACGTCGACGATTCGATGAGCCGTCTCGTAAACGACCTGGTCGACCCAAATTCGCTGTTTGCGCCCGCAGTCAGAGACTTTCGGTCAGCCGAGGGCATCCGCGCGATGGATGCCGCATTGCAAACCCTCCTCCAGACTTGGACCGAGCACGACGGACCTCCCAGTCACTTACTCGTCTCGACCTTCGCCGCCCGAATGCTACGGCCCGGCTCGAAGCCGACCATCGACCAAGTTGTCGCGAACCTGGCACACGCGTGGGTGACCGAGGAGACGCGACTCGGTGTGGAGTTGGACGCTCGTGCCGTCGTGTTCCACGCCAGCCAGGGCAAGTTCGGCTTTTCGATCCTCCCGCTGACTGGTGACATGGCCTTCTCGATGTTATGGCTACGCGGTCCGTCTGCACGCTCGCAGCGCCTTGAACACTGGCACCCTTATCGGAGCGACGTAGTAGTAGAACGGCGGATCTTCGACCGGGCGTTGAGGGACGGCGCAGAACAGGTCGACGTTACCGACCCCAGGTGGCTCTCGCGCTACGTCGAGGCCGTCGAGCGCAAAGGGCGCGTCGTACTCACAGCACCGTATCCGAAGCGCACGACGATGGCCGGGGCGCTGCGTGACGCAACGGTGACTCCGGTTGAACGCAACGGACTGCGGGTCTACGCGCGGGTGACGGCGATCAACTGGCGGTATGGCCTTGTCCGAGTGCATCTGTCGCTGGCAGAGGACCTGCAGTGA
- the dpdH gene encoding protein DpdH — MNTQVNVVCWSSEVVTATIPTEAATPSDAVLLATHSPLRISRRGGRGGRDGIETVSEDTVLREFLEGAPNNGVLVATVLGESGAGKSHLVRWTHAKIAKKQKRHVIYLQKTETSLKDVVERLLLDHADPDFDDIRRKIGSLGSGVTVEEMEQKILAELAEALRTHESQTPHGKALVGENGLSLFFLDPLFRSHLLRPGSFIKRRAHHALHGRDPDEPDIPLEFTVDELPLDIVDYANLKDAAAATRKLFTRLSNNGPMQAEAVRLLNGLLDVAVTKAASLGVGDVSEAFKKIREKLVGQEIVLLIEDVALIQGVRRDLLDAIVEVGVVQGVERYATLRTMMAVTPGYYHESLPETFRRRSEATSPLYEVDVDLAGADAQELVDFVGRYLNAARVGKDALETEFPGVPNACAKCVYQPSCHGSFGVSSTGYGLYPYNELAIVRAVNACAEKSPDGKGRSNFNPRKVLSRAIRDVLNDNVDVIEAGEFPLPSFLAEESTRMALPRLPLHVQEKIQADYSEGEAGRLETVLNFWGDRGRTEIDQGILTAFGHEPIPETLFDHPTDTTERARTDGDRPRNYDASGEIPRSVKRKIEAIDDWANGKKMPPTLASELRIVVREALIARVDWFERVIKDPDAPTVSKAIPAGTRTVSIEGSDEHLNVTPMVTVKRSARMAMMLRGLVFIGAGLPQLAGEALPRLDALVDGCIDHARARIVAVLEIDDDSLTDAAGSLLRGAAACGQLPAKPSDIDLINAVLWRDDGKGRIDASARSPEWMDAYTKYVAARGDAIDRLLTGVGAAQGSGAVHAIDVHRMTAIVRRAKAAAASDAKLVVPQWCEDADKELRGLIRASQNQIDHWAALVGRIRGQLPQGLSYPDTVDAIIEATTTGQAYGLVKVANLAALTDLNASARSWNAAGIAQLEKLLESANGETGFALLGLVGAQIQGNLAAIVDYLETSTQWINAGLRDATADGGSIADLDAEIERVIERWFEILTEPNAGPTSSEEGKSHE, encoded by the coding sequence ATGAATACACAGGTCAACGTCGTTTGCTGGTCCTCCGAGGTCGTCACCGCCACGATACCCACCGAAGCGGCTACGCCCTCGGACGCGGTCCTACTTGCTACACACTCGCCATTGCGGATCAGTCGGCGCGGAGGAAGAGGCGGCCGCGACGGGATCGAAACGGTGAGCGAGGACACGGTCCTTCGGGAGTTCCTTGAAGGCGCGCCGAATAACGGCGTCCTCGTAGCGACAGTCCTTGGCGAGTCGGGAGCCGGAAAATCTCATCTGGTCCGCTGGACCCACGCGAAAATCGCTAAGAAGCAGAAACGTCACGTGATCTATCTGCAGAAGACCGAGACCAGCCTGAAGGATGTTGTCGAAAGGCTGCTCCTCGACCACGCCGACCCCGATTTCGACGATATTCGTCGGAAAATCGGAAGCCTTGGTAGCGGCGTCACGGTCGAGGAGATGGAACAGAAGATCCTCGCAGAGTTGGCTGAGGCACTCCGCACCCACGAGTCTCAGACTCCTCATGGCAAGGCACTCGTCGGGGAGAACGGACTGAGTCTGTTCTTCCTCGATCCTCTGTTTCGTAGCCACCTCCTTCGGCCCGGATCGTTCATCAAACGACGTGCCCATCATGCACTGCATGGTCGCGACCCCGACGAACCCGACATCCCACTTGAATTCACCGTCGATGAACTTCCACTCGACATCGTGGACTACGCCAACCTCAAGGACGCTGCGGCAGCGACTCGTAAGCTATTCACCCGGCTTTCCAACAATGGCCCAATGCAGGCTGAGGCTGTGCGCCTGCTCAATGGACTGCTCGACGTAGCGGTTACCAAAGCTGCCAGCCTCGGTGTCGGTGATGTAAGCGAGGCCTTCAAGAAGATTCGCGAGAAGTTGGTCGGTCAAGAGATCGTCTTGCTGATCGAGGACGTCGCGCTGATCCAGGGCGTGCGCCGCGACCTGCTCGACGCGATCGTCGAGGTCGGAGTCGTCCAGGGCGTTGAGCGCTATGCAACGTTGCGGACAATGATGGCAGTGACGCCGGGCTATTACCACGAGTCGCTACCCGAGACCTTTCGTAGACGCTCGGAGGCGACGTCGCCGCTATACGAGGTCGACGTGGACCTTGCGGGGGCCGACGCGCAGGAGCTGGTCGATTTCGTTGGTCGTTATCTGAATGCAGCCCGGGTTGGCAAGGACGCCCTCGAGACTGAATTCCCGGGCGTCCCTAATGCCTGCGCTAAATGCGTTTATCAGCCGTCGTGTCACGGTTCATTCGGAGTGTCGAGTACAGGCTACGGTCTCTACCCCTACAACGAACTCGCGATTGTGCGCGCCGTGAATGCCTGTGCGGAGAAGTCTCCAGACGGCAAGGGCCGCTCCAACTTCAACCCACGGAAGGTCCTCTCCCGAGCGATCCGCGACGTCCTCAACGACAACGTCGATGTGATTGAAGCTGGCGAGTTCCCCCTGCCCTCCTTCCTCGCCGAGGAATCGACGAGGATGGCGCTGCCGCGCCTGCCGCTACATGTCCAGGAGAAGATCCAGGCTGATTACTCCGAAGGAGAGGCTGGGCGCCTCGAGACGGTCTTGAACTTCTGGGGCGACCGCGGTCGCACGGAGATAGATCAGGGAATTTTAACCGCGTTCGGTCACGAACCGATCCCCGAGACCCTGTTTGACCACCCCACTGACACGACCGAGCGCGCCCGGACCGACGGCGATCGGCCGCGCAACTACGATGCCTCGGGCGAGATCCCACGGTCGGTCAAAAGGAAGATCGAAGCAATCGATGATTGGGCGAACGGCAAGAAGATGCCCCCAACGCTCGCCAGTGAACTCCGCATCGTCGTTCGGGAAGCGTTGATCGCACGAGTGGACTGGTTCGAGCGGGTCATCAAGGATCCAGACGCCCCGACGGTGTCTAAGGCGATCCCAGCGGGCACCCGGACCGTTTCAATAGAAGGTTCAGACGAACATCTCAACGTGACTCCAATGGTGACGGTGAAGCGCTCCGCTCGGATGGCGATGATGCTGCGCGGCCTGGTCTTCATCGGCGCCGGCTTGCCGCAGTTAGCCGGCGAGGCGCTGCCTCGTCTCGATGCTCTTGTGGACGGCTGCATCGACCACGCCCGAGCGCGGATAGTGGCGGTGCTCGAGATTGACGACGACTCGCTCACGGATGCCGCCGGCTCACTGCTGCGGGGTGCGGCGGCCTGCGGACAACTCCCAGCGAAGCCGAGCGATATCGATCTGATCAACGCGGTGCTCTGGCGTGACGACGGCAAAGGTCGGATCGACGCATCGGCTCGCTCCCCCGAGTGGATGGACGCCTATACGAAGTACGTTGCGGCGCGGGGTGATGCGATCGATCGGCTACTTACCGGCGTCGGCGCGGCCCAAGGCAGTGGTGCAGTGCATGCGATCGACGTACACCGAATGACTGCGATTGTGCGTAGGGCCAAGGCGGCAGCGGCCTCGGACGCCAAGCTAGTGGTGCCCCAGTGGTGCGAAGACGCCGACAAGGAACTAAGGGGGCTAATTCGAGCGAGCCAGAACCAGATCGACCACTGGGCTGCCCTCGTCGGGAGAATCCGCGGCCAACTACCGCAGGGTCTCAGTTATCCCGACACCGTGGACGCCATCATTGAAGCCACCACGACCGGGCAGGCCTACGGTCTGGTCAAGGTCGCTAATCTTGCTGCACTGACCGACCTCAACGCCTCAGCGCGCAGTTGGAACGCGGCCGGGATCGCCCAACTGGAAAAGTTGTTGGAGTCCGCCAATGGGGAGACCGGCTTCGCCCTGTTGGGGCTGGTAGGAGCCCAAATCCAGGGAAACCTGGCCGCGATCGTGGACTATCTGGAAACGAGCACTCAATGGATCAATGCGGGTCTGCGTGACGCGACCGCGGACGGCGGATCGATTGCTGACCTCGACGCCGAGATCGAGCGCGTTATCGAGCGATGGTTCGAAATTCTGACTGAGCCCAACGCCGGTCCAACCTCGAGCGAAGAAGGGAAGTCACATGAATGA
- the dpdF gene encoding protein DpdF, with protein sequence MLQDALNRWPEPYARGSGLVVSDACRRTLDALPHLGTVEAGWRDLACLIRQVLITAKVTYAGNPALTVPAGPPWPTSAQWEAVQCAAGQIVGGLRAVRALDWAPSSADDQAPAAELAISQVLAAYVDADPDLTNLVEADPFWTTAHRYEHYRGEPQRQAARAAVLNDGGSLVVALPTGRGKTAVAWSKALLSDRGVTIVVVPTVVLALDMERRTSEEAQLRGRELSPHGRFAYVGSLAPELKRQLRDAVRNGSQRLLYTSPEAFVTGLAPALLACADAGILQQIVIDEAHLVDQWGTDFRPEFQIMPGLIREAHARAPASKKPSVLMLSATLAQRPVELLTRLFAMGEDPVSVVWGSEIRTEPAYFLTNHLDERARQADVLEALSCLPRPLILYTTTVADAEEWVIRLRGAGLARVESVTGRSKDDKRRTVLERWRGYQTDGEDSPTSLDVVVGTSAFGLGLDMANVRSVVHACLPETIDRYYQEVGRSGRDGRPSVAYLCSGPRDGRIAASLNDVSMIGDKLGWERWRRLLQSGVRLTDLRYRVRKSTLPSYMLEGFGRSAQWNVQTLVLMAQAGIIRLRVPMFIADEDQSLEAQQEARTTFNEQIEDFIEFELVNGVYQSEHGWREALGRVRDEVRTAQGAALASLLTLVDGGACVGRTVARHYRVRIDGGSFGTSPACRGCPACRRAPQASPGIHPPEPCPPLPSPRAGGDAMEPWRSGNASLFAWYDDGDDIEQLLVRLAQRQIHVFWGASKKLTAKLQRAVTQSPIIRDDPDSATPLIHTYPGPIAAVLSKPELDEDIRERVRLGLPTYIVGPKDTPDPGKPGWMLRDTADSAISAASLLKGL encoded by the coding sequence GTGCTTCAGGACGCCTTGAACCGGTGGCCGGAGCCATACGCGCGCGGGTCCGGGTTGGTTGTCAGCGATGCCTGCCGACGCACCCTCGACGCGCTGCCCCACCTTGGGACGGTTGAAGCGGGTTGGCGCGATCTGGCATGCCTGATCAGACAAGTGCTGATCACGGCAAAGGTGACCTATGCGGGCAATCCCGCGCTGACGGTGCCCGCAGGACCTCCCTGGCCGACGAGTGCTCAGTGGGAGGCCGTGCAGTGCGCCGCCGGCCAGATCGTCGGCGGACTTCGTGCCGTACGCGCGCTCGACTGGGCGCCTAGCTCTGCCGACGACCAGGCGCCCGCGGCGGAACTTGCGATCTCGCAGGTCCTTGCTGCGTACGTCGACGCCGATCCGGACCTCACCAATCTTGTTGAGGCGGACCCGTTCTGGACTACTGCGCACCGCTATGAGCACTATCGAGGCGAACCCCAACGTCAGGCTGCCCGGGCAGCGGTGCTCAACGACGGCGGCTCTCTCGTCGTCGCGCTCCCCACTGGGCGAGGCAAGACCGCCGTCGCCTGGTCCAAGGCGCTGTTGTCAGACCGAGGGGTCACGATCGTGGTCGTCCCGACTGTGGTCTTAGCGCTCGATATGGAGCGTCGCACCAGCGAGGAAGCGCAACTGCGTGGGCGGGAATTGAGCCCTCACGGAAGGTTCGCCTACGTCGGAAGTCTCGCGCCAGAATTGAAGCGGCAGTTGCGGGACGCGGTGCGCAACGGCAGCCAGCGACTCCTGTACACCTCTCCGGAGGCGTTCGTGACCGGTCTCGCTCCCGCGCTCCTAGCCTGCGCGGATGCTGGGATCCTGCAGCAGATCGTGATTGACGAGGCACACCTAGTCGACCAGTGGGGGACTGACTTCCGACCAGAGTTCCAAATCATGCCTGGACTTATCAGGGAGGCGCACGCGCGCGCTCCTGCGAGTAAGAAGCCGTCGGTGCTGATGCTCAGCGCGACCTTGGCGCAGCGTCCGGTAGAGCTGCTAACCCGCCTGTTTGCCATGGGCGAAGACCCGGTCTCGGTGGTGTGGGGCTCGGAGATCCGTACCGAGCCGGCTTACTTCCTGACGAATCATCTCGATGAGCGGGCGCGACAGGCCGATGTCCTCGAGGCACTCAGCTGCCTACCGCGGCCGCTGATCCTGTACACCACGACCGTCGCTGACGCCGAGGAATGGGTCATTCGTCTGCGTGGGGCGGGCTTGGCTCGCGTCGAGAGTGTGACTGGTCGGTCGAAGGACGACAAACGACGTACGGTGTTGGAGCGCTGGCGCGGCTACCAGACAGACGGCGAAGATTCTCCGACCTCACTTGATGTCGTGGTGGGAACTTCGGCGTTCGGACTGGGTCTAGACATGGCGAACGTTCGGAGTGTGGTGCACGCCTGCCTGCCGGAGACCATCGACCGGTACTACCAGGAGGTCGGCCGCAGCGGCCGTGATGGACGACCATCGGTCGCCTATCTGTGCAGCGGTCCCCGTGACGGCCGGATCGCGGCGAGTCTCAACGATGTCTCCATGATCGGAGATAAGTTGGGCTGGGAACGCTGGCGCCGCCTTTTGCAATCGGGGGTACGGCTCACAGATCTGCGTTATCGAGTACGAAAGAGCACCCTTCCCTCCTACATGCTCGAGGGCTTCGGTCGGAGCGCCCAATGGAATGTTCAGACGCTCGTCTTGATGGCACAGGCCGGGATTATAAGGCTGCGGGTACCGATGTTCATTGCGGACGAGGACCAGTCCCTAGAGGCGCAGCAGGAAGCTCGCACGACGTTCAACGAACAGATCGAGGACTTCATCGAGTTTGAGTTGGTCAACGGGGTATACCAGAGCGAGCATGGTTGGCGTGAAGCGCTAGGACGCGTACGGGATGAGGTTCGGACCGCCCAGGGCGCTGCCCTGGCTTCCTTGCTGACCCTTGTCGATGGTGGCGCGTGCGTCGGCCGGACCGTTGCCCGCCACTATCGGGTCAGGATCGACGGCGGATCGTTCGGCACCAGTCCGGCGTGCCGGGGGTGTCCGGCGTGCCGTCGCGCGCCACAGGCGTCGCCGGGAATCCACCCTCCCGAGCCCTGTCCGCCGCTTCCGAGCCCGCGGGCGGGCGGGGATGCCATGGAGCCGTGGCGGTCGGGAAATGCCTCCCTGTTCGCGTGGTACGACGACGGCGACGACATTGAACAACTTCTTGTCCGACTCGCCCAGCGGCAAATACATGTCTTCTGGGGTGCCTCCAAGAAGTTGACAGCCAAGCTGCAGCGAGCGGTGACTCAGTCACCGATCATTCGCGACGATCCGGACTCCGCTACGCCCCTGATCCATACATACCCAGGGCCGATTGCCGCGGTCCTTTCGAAGCCCGAACTGGACGAGGATATCCGAGAGCGGGTCAGACTGGGCCTCCCCACATACATCGTCGGTCCGAAGGACACGCCTGATCCGGGCAAGCCCGGATGGATGCTTCGTGACACCGCAGATTCAGCAATTTCGGCCGCCTCACTCCTCAAGGGACTTTAA